One stretch of Actinomycetota bacterium DNA includes these proteins:
- a CDS encoding aminoglycoside adenylyltransferase family protein codes for MEEFAADLCVSRNADLGCSNADRRQVEQVADRDTHKIVDIPGEERVQLDGVMRALHDVLGEALVGAYLFGSAVSGGLKPRSDLDLMVVAQRCTRKDEREALIHQLLDLSGKPRHLEVTILVEEEIKPWRYPPRMDFQYGDWWRDEFETGDLEPWQEVNPDLASLIKMVLVADASLEGPPPGEVFDPVPQQDLVAATVDAIDPLLQDIDDDAHNVVLTLARMWSSISTGEIHSKDAAADWALPRLPAQHRRVLIEARAIYVGEAKEEFKDFVPRARPYAEHVVAEIQELSRRKAC; via the coding sequence GTGGAGGAGTTCGCGGCCGACCTTTGCGTCAGCAGGAACGCCGATCTCGGGTGCAGCAATGCCGACAGGAGGCAGGTAGAGCAGGTGGCCGATCGCGACACGCACAAGATCGTCGATATCCCAGGAGAGGAACGGGTCCAGCTGGATGGGGTGATGCGCGCCCTGCACGACGTCTTGGGAGAGGCACTAGTGGGCGCTTATCTCTTCGGGTCCGCCGTTAGCGGTGGTCTCAAGCCGCGCAGCGACCTTGACCTAATGGTGGTGGCTCAGAGATGCACAAGAAAGGACGAGAGAGAGGCTCTCATTCACCAACTCCTTGACCTCTCCGGGAAGCCTCGTCACCTCGAAGTGACGATCCTCGTCGAGGAGGAGATAAAGCCATGGCGATACCCCCCTCGTATGGACTTCCAATACGGAGACTGGTGGCGCGACGAGTTCGAGACCGGCGACCTTGAACCATGGCAAGAGGTCAACCCAGACCTCGCTAGCCTCATCAAAATGGTCCTGGTTGCGGACGCGTCCCTCGAGGGACCACCTCCGGGTGAGGTATTCGACCCCGTGCCCCAGCAGGACTTGGTCGCCGCGACCGTGGATGCGATCGACCCTTTGCTACAAGACATCGATGATGACGCCCACAACGTGGTTCTGACACTCGCCAGGATGTGGAGCAGCATTAGTACGGGCGAGATCCATTCCAAAGATGCTGCCGCGGACTGGGCGCTACCTCGACTGCCCGCGCAACACCGACGGGTTCTCATCGAGGCTAGGGCGATCTACGTCGGCGAGGCCAAGGAGGAGTTCAAGGACTTCGTTCCCCGAGCGCGTCCATATGCCGAGCACGTTGTCGCAGAGATACAGGAGCTCTCACGCCG
- a CDS encoding protein phosphatase 2C domain-containing protein: MYTSLRFAVQSEIGLRSNNEDAAYAGPRLLALADGMGGHAAGEVAASLAIKELLPLDEGRPSRDMLGDLRRAFRRANAAIADRAASDPETSGMGTTLTALLFAGRRVALAHIGDSRAYLLRNGSLHQVTRDDTLVQSLVDEGRVRPEEAASHPQRNMVLKVLTGQETEPFFEVRETDPGDRYLICSDGLSDYVTSEEIVAILEMPDPQRRPQELIRLALRHGSQDNITCVVGDVVRGPSGYNIAMLTGAPGSTASVLST, from the coding sequence ATGTACACCAGCCTGCGCTTTGCCGTACAGAGCGAAATCGGCCTGCGCTCGAACAACGAGGACGCCGCTTACGCGGGACCGCGGCTCCTTGCGTTGGCCGACGGCATGGGAGGCCATGCCGCGGGCGAGGTCGCGGCCTCCTTGGCAATCAAGGAGCTCCTCCCACTCGATGAGGGGCGGCCATCCCGCGACATGCTCGGCGACCTGCGTAGGGCCTTCCGTCGGGCAAACGCCGCCATCGCCGATCGCGCCGCTAGCGATCCTGAGACCTCGGGCATGGGAACCACTCTCACCGCGCTCTTGTTCGCCGGACGACGGGTCGCGCTCGCACACATCGGGGACTCCCGCGCCTACCTCCTGCGAAACGGCTCTTTGCACCAGGTCACCCGCGACGACACGCTGGTTCAGTCGCTCGTCGACGAAGGTCGCGTCAGACCTGAGGAAGCTGCGAGTCATCCCCAACGCAACATGGTGCTGAAGGTCCTCACCGGCCAGGAAACCGAACCGTTCTTCGAGGTCCGCGAGACCGATCCCGGCGACCGTTACCTCATCTGCTCCGATGGCCTATCGGACTACGTGACATCGGAGGAGATCGTGGCCATCCTGGAGATGCCCGACCCCCAACGACGACCTCAGGAACTCATTCGGTTGGCATTGCGCCATGGAAGCCAGGACAACATCACCTGTGTCGTAGGAGACGTCGTTCGGGGGCCGTCCGGTTACAACATCGCGATGCTCACTGGGGCTCCGGGTAGCACAGCCTCCGTGCTATCGACTTAG
- a CDS encoding LD-carboxypeptidase yields the protein MPDVLAPPPPQPGSAVAIVCPSFPAVAEFPHRVERGSAFLESLGFKVKLMPNASLSTGWTAGSGEQRAADIHSAFADPEVSVVLAAIGGNHSAQLLQHLDYNLIASNPKVFQGYSDVSTLHWAMFKNSHLQTFHGPALASELAEFPNVLSYTENWMKEAWNGGPMVFEPADEWTDEFLDWEQKKDLERPRDRKPSDGWQCVREGTAEGFLIGGCLETIMWHIRDTDIWTQPEGAILFVETSEEAPSPGHVDAYMTTLDRGGVFDAVTGLIVGRPAAYDDERKTAMLEVVARRTERAGIPVLADVDIGHTDPMLTLRMGAQARLDAGARSFQVL from the coding sequence ATGCCCGATGTCCTCGCGCCTCCACCCCCGCAACCCGGCAGCGCCGTCGCGATCGTCTGCCCGTCGTTTCCGGCAGTTGCAGAGTTCCCTCACCGGGTCGAACGCGGAAGTGCTTTCCTGGAGTCGCTTGGCTTCAAGGTCAAGCTGATGCCGAACGCGTCGTTGAGCACGGGCTGGACCGCTGGAAGCGGTGAACAGCGCGCCGCCGATATCCACTCCGCTTTCGCGGACCCGGAGGTAAGCGTCGTCCTAGCCGCGATCGGAGGCAACCACTCGGCTCAGCTGCTGCAACATCTCGATTACAACTTGATCGCTTCGAATCCGAAGGTCTTCCAGGGTTACTCCGATGTGAGCACGCTCCACTGGGCGATGTTCAAGAACTCACACCTTCAAACGTTCCACGGACCCGCGCTGGCTTCGGAACTGGCCGAATTCCCAAACGTGCTCTCCTACACGGAAAATTGGATGAAGGAGGCGTGGAATGGCGGACCGATGGTTTTCGAACCGGCTGACGAATGGACCGACGAGTTCCTCGACTGGGAACAGAAGAAAGACCTAGAACGGCCTCGCGACCGCAAACCATCTGACGGATGGCAGTGCGTCAGAGAAGGAACCGCCGAGGGGTTCCTGATCGGGGGCTGTCTCGAGACGATCATGTGGCATATCCGGGACACGGATATTTGGACGCAGCCAGAAGGAGCCATCCTGTTTGTTGAGACGTCCGAAGAGGCTCCTTCGCCGGGCCACGTTGACGCCTACATGACCACCCTCGACCGAGGCGGTGTCTTTGACGCGGTCACCGGCCTGATAGTCGGGCGGCCAGCGGCCTACGACGATGAACGAAAGACCGCGATGCTGGAAGTGGTCGCTCGACGCACTGAGCGTGCCGGTATCCCGGTGCTCGCAGACGTTGACATCGGGCACACCGATCCGATGCTCACTCTGCGGATGGGCGCACAGGCACGGCTAGACGCCGGAGCCAGATCGTTTCAGGTCTTATAG
- a CDS encoding MFS transporter: MALTTDRAIAEHVTLRAILADRYIGPIIGLVFLVLAGLGVVFPVMPLFVRSFGVGYDGVGVFIGAFGFMRLFGDLIGGAIVDRKGERWTAVAGMALLAVCATATGLAPNYALALMSWAIAGVGSAVSFAALFSYVVKVAPKDRVGRVLSFFYGAFNVGVIAGGAVGGLVAARFGLAAPLFIYTGILVFAAAFYVPRFIPTIEQAPVEVPLDAARAEGLANEEAPLPSKGPIRTMMRLPGFVTALVLNLIYLWMVGSVFNTLLSLFAQDELGVSTAGIGGLFALAVAAEFLILFPAGAWADRFGRRAVLVPALAALTISLAATGFATSVWMLAVFLVLLSIAGGFAGVPPAAMISDVVPEQQSGRAIGAFRFFGDLGFFFGPLIAGATSKSFGFRTAFIVTAIPSAIGLVLTLRTAETLQEKNRGLAR, encoded by the coding sequence ATGGCCCTCACAACCGACCGGGCGATTGCCGAGCACGTAACGCTGCGAGCGATCCTCGCCGACCGCTACATCGGACCCATCATCGGGCTCGTCTTCCTCGTGCTGGCGGGCCTCGGCGTGGTGTTCCCCGTTATGCCCCTATTCGTACGGTCGTTCGGAGTCGGCTACGACGGGGTAGGCGTCTTCATCGGAGCGTTCGGCTTCATGCGCCTCTTCGGGGACCTGATCGGGGGCGCGATCGTCGATCGGAAAGGCGAACGCTGGACCGCGGTCGCGGGGATGGCATTGCTCGCAGTGTGCGCCACGGCGACGGGGCTTGCGCCGAACTACGCCCTGGCGCTCATGTCGTGGGCGATCGCGGGCGTAGGGTCGGCGGTGTCGTTCGCGGCGCTGTTCAGCTACGTCGTGAAGGTCGCGCCGAAAGACAGGGTCGGGCGCGTGCTGTCTTTCTTCTACGGCGCGTTCAACGTCGGTGTGATCGCCGGGGGCGCGGTCGGAGGTTTGGTCGCGGCTCGGTTCGGTTTGGCGGCGCCACTGTTCATCTACACGGGCATCCTGGTGTTCGCGGCTGCCTTCTATGTGCCGCGCTTCATCCCGACGATCGAGCAGGCGCCGGTAGAGGTCCCACTGGACGCCGCACGGGCTGAGGGACTCGCTAACGAGGAAGCTCCCTTGCCGAGCAAGGGGCCGATCCGCACGATGATGCGTTTGCCCGGCTTCGTCACCGCGCTGGTTCTCAACCTGATCTATCTGTGGATGGTCGGCTCCGTCTTCAACACGCTTCTTTCGCTGTTCGCTCAGGACGAGCTAGGCGTGTCGACAGCAGGGATCGGTGGGCTGTTCGCGCTCGCTGTAGCGGCGGAGTTCCTCATCTTGTTTCCTGCGGGGGCGTGGGCGGACCGCTTTGGGCGCAGAGCCGTCCTGGTTCCTGCTCTGGCCGCGCTAACGATCTCGCTGGCGGCTACGGGATTCGCGACGTCGGTGTGGATGCTCGCGGTGTTCCTCGTGCTGTTGTCGATCGCGGGAGGCTTCGCGGGCGTTCCGCCTGCGGCGATGATCTCAGATGTCGTACCCGAACAACAATCCGGGCGAGCGATCGGCGCGTTCCGGTTCTTCGGAGACCTCGGCTTTTTCTTCGGGCCCCTCATCGCGGGCGCGACGAGCAAGAGCTTCGGCTTCCGAACTGCATTCATCGTGACGGCGATCCCATCTGCAATCGGTCTCGTCTTGACCCTCCGCACCGCCGAGACCCTGCAGGAGAAGAACCGGGGCCTCGCCCGCTGA
- a CDS encoding crotonase/enoyl-CoA hydratase family protein produces MTGLPSLRTELADGVFSIVLTRPDEYNTITEQLRDDLRDAIDEAEADAQARVILLTAEGPAFCAGYGLDWSTEYQREQESAERTWDSVTDFKLMSSFVDVYMKLWHASKPTLAGVQGWCIAGGTDMVLCSDIIVAGESAVFGYPPARVWGVPTTPMWVYRMGFERAKRYLFTGDEIPAAEAARIGLILETVPDAELQEHVWELARRMARLPLSQLVMMKLFCNQVADNMGLNSTRTLGTLFDGIARHTQEGLDFVHRAEEVGYREAVRERDNPFGDYGSRPR; encoded by the coding sequence ATGACCGGACTGCCGAGCCTGCGGACGGAGCTGGCAGACGGGGTGTTCTCGATCGTGCTTACGCGCCCGGATGAGTACAACACGATCACCGAGCAGCTACGGGATGACCTACGCGACGCTATCGATGAGGCGGAAGCGGATGCGCAGGCCCGCGTGATCCTCCTTACCGCGGAGGGTCCCGCGTTCTGCGCAGGCTATGGACTCGACTGGTCCACCGAGTATCAGCGTGAACAGGAGAGCGCCGAGCGCACGTGGGACTCGGTCACGGACTTCAAGCTGATGTCCAGCTTCGTCGACGTGTACATGAAGCTCTGGCACGCATCGAAGCCGACGCTCGCCGGGGTGCAGGGATGGTGCATCGCGGGTGGCACCGACATGGTGCTGTGTTCGGACATCATCGTCGCCGGCGAGAGCGCCGTCTTCGGCTACCCGCCCGCGCGCGTATGGGGCGTGCCGACAACACCGATGTGGGTCTATCGGATGGGGTTCGAACGGGCCAAGCGCTACCTCTTCACCGGCGACGAGATCCCGGCCGCCGAGGCCGCCCGGATCGGTCTGATCCTCGAGACGGTTCCCGATGCCGAGCTGCAGGAGCATGTATGGGAACTGGCGCGGCGGATGGCACGTCTCCCACTGTCGCAGCTCGTGATGATGAAGCTATTCTGCAACCAGGTCGCGGACAACATGGGCCTCAACTCGACGAGAACCCTGGGCACACTGTTCGACGGTATCGCCAGGCACACGCAAGAGGGACTGGACTTCGTGCATCGCGCCGAAGAGGTTGGCTACCGCGAGGCTGTACGAGAAAGAGACAACCCCTTCGGCGACTACGGCTCCCGCCCCCGCTAG
- a CDS encoding response regulator: MPAETDYAYGVPIVVRDPRPEQPERRGTLRVLIVDDMPEIRFLFEVALSREPKIRLVGQAGNGREAVEKTEFLRPDLVVVDRQMPVMDGVEATRAIKERWPQVEVVAFTSSGHLQGHHEMRDAGATAAFDKSDLKPLLNLIRERAEARGAA; this comes from the coding sequence ATGCCTGCCGAGACGGATTACGCCTATGGGGTGCCCATCGTGGTCCGTGACCCGCGCCCCGAACAGCCAGAGCGGCGCGGCACCTTGCGGGTCCTCATCGTCGACGACATGCCTGAGATCCGCTTCCTGTTCGAAGTTGCGCTGTCGAGGGAGCCTAAGATCCGGCTCGTCGGTCAAGCCGGGAACGGGCGTGAAGCTGTTGAGAAGACAGAGTTCCTGCGGCCCGATCTGGTTGTGGTGGATAGGCAGATGCCGGTGATGGACGGAGTCGAGGCCACCCGCGCGATCAAGGAGCGGTGGCCCCAGGTCGAGGTGGTGGCCTTCACGTCATCGGGTCATCTTCAGGGTCACCACGAGATGCGGGACGCGGGGGCAACGGCGGCCTTCGATAAGAGCGACCTCAAGCCGTTGCTCAACCTCATCCGCGAGCGAGCCGAGGCCCGCGGCGCGGCGTAA
- a CDS encoding SDR family oxidoreductase, whose product MGQEPQPLRGQVGLVTGASRGIGHSVALRLAEAGAGVAITARTQQALQETKGQIEDLGGRCEAMRADVSSPQEVSAAVAGFLAAFGHIDVLVNNAGRVMPKTTPLVDVDPDEWWNVVEVNLRGPMLMTHAVLPKMIERGRGRIFNVGSLVGTRPLHGFSAYSISKAGLIRLTDSVNAELAGTGCFVFELSPGLVKTAMTDEIDIFDDVPEDDWTPVERTGEVIVELCSGRYDALAGRFIHATDDLEKLLAMIEASDPDARRLRLFPAGPNDHLLE is encoded by the coding sequence ATGGGACAAGAACCGCAGCCGCTCCGCGGCCAGGTGGGCCTCGTTACGGGCGCTAGTCGTGGGATCGGCCACAGCGTGGCGCTGCGGCTGGCGGAAGCAGGAGCCGGCGTAGCGATCACAGCGCGAACCCAGCAAGCGCTGCAAGAGACGAAGGGCCAGATCGAAGACCTCGGAGGACGCTGTGAGGCGATGCGGGCGGATGTGTCTTCACCCCAGGAGGTCTCCGCAGCGGTAGCCGGTTTCCTCGCGGCGTTCGGACATATCGACGTACTGGTGAACAACGCGGGCCGGGTGATGCCGAAGACGACCCCGCTCGTCGACGTTGACCCTGATGAGTGGTGGAACGTGGTCGAGGTGAACCTGCGGGGGCCGATGCTCATGACTCATGCGGTTCTCCCCAAGATGATCGAGCGTGGTCGTGGGCGCATCTTCAATGTCGGCAGCCTCGTCGGAACACGCCCGCTGCACGGTTTCTCTGCTTACAGCATCTCGAAGGCAGGCCTGATACGGCTGACGGATTCAGTGAACGCCGAGCTTGCCGGCACGGGGTGCTTCGTCTTCGAGCTCAGCCCGGGCCTCGTGAAGACGGCGATGACCGACGAGATCGACATCTTCGATGACGTACCGGAGGACGACTGGACTCCCGTCGAACGCACGGGCGAAGTCATCGTGGAGCTGTGCTCCGGGAGGTACGACGCCCTCGCAGGCCGCTTCATCCACGCCACCGACGACCTAGAGAAGCTGCTCGCGATGATCGAGGCGAGCGACCCCGACGCCAGGCGCCTCCGCTTGTTCCCTGCGGGTCCCAACGATCATCTTCTTGAATAG
- a CDS encoding anti-sigma factor: MSCNDVTIDLPLYARNDPALDTAKVERHLETCGACREELTTFRQAILGLTSFGTGPPPAELRAAVLGSVEAARLAPLLDHAVEPPRPELKRSVLAAVGREPPEGTGRATVTTLEPRRQKIARLLAAAAILTAGVALGSAIEIGEKPAGEVAEDNKIPRGHETQVIALQGAGPASAVVDHYRHDNFRVTLSVEGFDPTPPGSHYAVWVIGSAGEVAVGTFRLQEPDDFEIPFAVGVNPTEYPRFAVTLEPNDGDPGLDGPIISEAGFDPATVHHGTYNE, encoded by the coding sequence ATGAGCTGCAACGACGTCACGATCGACCTGCCGCTCTACGCGAGGAACGACCCAGCCCTCGACACTGCGAAGGTCGAACGGCACCTCGAGACGTGCGGAGCCTGCCGTGAGGAGTTGACGACATTCCGGCAAGCGATCCTTGGCCTGACCTCGTTCGGTACGGGACCGCCCCCCGCTGAGCTCAGGGCTGCGGTTCTTGGATCGGTAGAAGCAGCGCGACTTGCACCGCTTCTGGATCATGCCGTCGAACCGCCACGTCCGGAACTGAAGCGCTCGGTACTGGCCGCCGTCGGTCGGGAACCCCCGGAAGGGACCGGTCGCGCGACCGTGACGACGCTCGAGCCAAGGCGGCAAAAGATCGCTCGCCTACTCGCAGCCGCTGCGATCCTCACCGCGGGCGTGGCCTTGGGATCGGCGATCGAGATCGGCGAGAAGCCCGCCGGTGAAGTCGCCGAAGACAACAAGATCCCACGCGGTCACGAAACCCAAGTGATAGCGCTACAAGGCGCCGGTCCGGCGAGCGCAGTCGTAGACCATTACCGTCATGACAACTTCCGTGTCACGCTTTCGGTGGAAGGCTTTGATCCCACGCCGCCCGGCTCCCACTATGCGGTTTGGGTCATCGGGTCCGCCGGCGAGGTCGCGGTTGGAACCTTCAGGTTGCAAGAACCTGATGACTTTGAGATCCCGTTCGCCGTCGGGGTCAACCCGACCGAATACCCCCGGTTCGCTGTGACGCTCGAGCCGAACGACGGTGATCCGGGGCTCGATGGACCGATCATCAGCGAGGCCGGATTCGACCCCGCCACCGTGCATCACGGCACCTATAACGAGTGA
- a CDS encoding sigma-70 family RNA polymerase sigma factor — protein sequence MLTSNQLRERHNVEHDVDLHRGQLLAAIAGGDTDAFGELYDIFERPVYSVALRTTNDRQRAEEVVQDTFLKIWRNAARFDPHKGIAGAWIFTIAKRAAIDASRRERRTPVPSEFSPEEASVPDATDELGASWEVNLALSTLPEDQRRVIDLFVIAGFTHAEVADRLEIPLGTVKTRIYSGLKRLRRSLEERSAGVER from the coding sequence ATGCTGACATCGAACCAGTTGAGGGAGCGCCACAACGTGGAGCACGACGTCGATCTTCATCGGGGCCAACTTCTGGCCGCGATCGCGGGAGGCGACACGGACGCGTTCGGAGAGCTCTATGACATCTTCGAACGACCGGTTTACTCCGTCGCCCTCAGAACGACCAACGACAGGCAACGAGCCGAAGAGGTCGTCCAGGACACCTTCCTGAAGATCTGGAGGAACGCCGCCCGTTTCGACCCGCATAAAGGCATCGCAGGCGCATGGATCTTCACGATCGCCAAGCGTGCCGCCATCGACGCGTCGCGCCGCGAACGTCGGACCCCCGTGCCTTCGGAGTTCTCGCCTGAAGAAGCATCCGTACCGGATGCCACCGACGAACTAGGCGCGAGCTGGGAAGTGAACCTGGCTCTGTCCACCCTTCCGGAGGACCAGAGAAGGGTCATCGACCTCTTCGTGATCGCCGGATTCACACATGCAGAAGTAGCAGATCGACTGGAGATCCCTCTGGGAACCGTCAAGACTCGTATCTACAGCGGTCTGAAGCGGCTCCGTCGCTCCCTGGAAGAGAGATCCGCAGGAGTGGAACGATGA
- a CDS encoding zinc-binding dehydrogenase, which yields MRAARFNADSRALALTDVPVPEPGPLEVLVKVEACGICLSDVHLMDGSIPPVVPEVTPGHESAGVVAAVGELVPGWKEGDRAVLAGGRPCGSCAHCRIGRAEDCLAFQIMGFHYDGAWAEYVTVPYFAMTPLPAGIPFEQAAILADAVATPYAAITERGALKPGEVVGLWGIGGLGTHAVQIARLCGASFIVAVDPLATARDRALRLGADVALDPGSQDVPREIRVLTDGTGLDLALDLVGANVVLQQCVSSLGLGGRAVMVGLSLESLHLEPSLLFGIQKHSVLGHLGYDRRHLDALVQLLARGRLDLSASISDVIPLDDVADGVRRLAEKDGDPVRIMVRPQG from the coding sequence GTGAGAGCCGCGAGGTTCAACGCCGACAGTCGAGCGCTCGCGCTGACGGATGTCCCGGTGCCCGAGCCCGGGCCTCTCGAGGTCCTGGTCAAGGTCGAGGCGTGCGGGATCTGTCTCTCGGACGTCCACCTGATGGACGGCTCCATTCCCCCGGTGGTACCTGAGGTGACGCCGGGGCACGAGTCCGCCGGCGTGGTGGCCGCGGTCGGAGAGCTGGTGCCGGGGTGGAAGGAAGGCGATCGGGCCGTGCTGGCCGGCGGGCGACCGTGTGGCTCGTGCGCCCACTGCCGCATCGGGCGCGCCGAAGACTGCCTGGCCTTTCAGATCATGGGATTCCACTACGACGGCGCGTGGGCGGAATACGTGACCGTTCCGTACTTCGCTATGACACCTCTTCCCGCGGGCATCCCGTTCGAGCAGGCGGCGATCCTTGCCGACGCGGTCGCAACTCCGTACGCGGCGATCACCGAAAGGGGCGCTCTGAAGCCGGGTGAGGTGGTCGGGCTGTGGGGGATCGGCGGGCTGGGGACTCACGCCGTGCAGATCGCTCGCCTCTGCGGCGCGAGCTTTATCGTGGCGGTCGATCCGCTCGCAACCGCGCGCGACCGTGCGCTGAGGCTCGGCGCGGATGTCGCTCTTGATCCAGGCTCACAAGACGTCCCGCGCGAGATCCGGGTCCTGACCGACGGGACCGGGCTGGATCTGGCACTTGATCTCGTGGGGGCGAATGTGGTGCTGCAGCAGTGCGTCTCTTCGCTCGGGCTCGGGGGGCGCGCGGTGATGGTGGGGCTCTCGCTCGAGTCTTTGCACCTGGAACCAAGTCTTCTGTTCGGGATCCAGAAGCACTCCGTCCTCGGCCACTTGGGCTACGACCGCCGGCACCTGGACGCCCTGGTGCAGTTGTTGGCCCGGGGGAGGCTGGACCTCTCGGCATCTATCTCGGACGTGATCCCTCTGGACGACGTCGCCGATGGCGTCCGGCGGCTTGCGGAGAAGGACGGAGATCCCGTTCGGATAATGGTCCGTCCGCAGGGGTGA
- a CDS encoding sigma-70 family RNA polymerase sigma factor, translating to MTADQQRQFENQWPGLAARLNHLLRRKRLSPWLIEDIVQETGLRLIRMWKDIDQARPLWPLTATIALNLLRDEMRKGSSSELAAIVPDAPSREDVEQRGLARLELRAIGGALARMTTAQRQVILDEVTTRPSGIPDATATRMLRMRARQRLHDLMDQVSVLGVTVAMQLRRLVREAEIFIGRMLPSHPEGASTMVLGLLAALSIGITVVPQSPSEAREPAARAGAGNSATSGDTGGATASKRASVEAPARAANDRFWRSGDQKIASEGAASGDAADGSGVSRGEMPRTTDYWVRVTDDTYVYGELETEVVGVGDKSHVDAGPSGPGSVDCSFAPGGAGASCTHSGDGWSERRARVQHRGEVRVAGERLY from the coding sequence ATGACGGCTGATCAGCAACGCCAGTTCGAGAACCAGTGGCCGGGCCTCGCGGCACGTCTCAACCACCTTCTGAGGCGCAAGCGCCTATCGCCGTGGTTGATCGAGGACATCGTTCAAGAGACCGGACTCCGGCTGATCCGGATGTGGAAGGACATCGACCAGGCGAGACCTCTGTGGCCGCTGACGGCGACTATCGCGCTCAACCTCTTGCGGGACGAGATGCGAAAGGGCAGCTCGAGCGAGCTCGCGGCGATCGTGCCGGATGCGCCGTCGAGAGAAGACGTCGAACAGCGGGGTCTTGCTCGGCTCGAGCTGCGCGCGATCGGCGGAGCCTTGGCGCGGATGACGACCGCGCAGCGTCAGGTCATCCTCGACGAGGTGACAACTCGGCCATCGGGCATTCCGGACGCGACGGCGACGCGGATGCTTCGCATGCGCGCGCGTCAGCGGTTGCACGACCTGATGGATCAGGTGTCGGTGCTTGGGGTGACCGTCGCCATGCAGCTCCGACGCCTGGTACGGGAGGCAGAGATCTTCATCGGCAGGATGCTTCCGTCGCACCCCGAGGGTGCTTCGACCATGGTGCTGGGGCTCCTCGCAGCGCTATCTATCGGCATCACGGTCGTTCCCCAGAGTCCCAGCGAAGCGAGAGAGCCAGCCGCACGAGCCGGCGCCGGCAACTCCGCCACCTCGGGTGACACCGGAGGCGCCACCGCCTCGAAACGCGCTTCCGTCGAAGCACCAGCTCGCGCCGCGAACGACCGGTTCTGGCGGAGCGGCGACCAGAAGATCGCATCGGAGGGCGCAGCCTCCGGAGACGCGGCCGACGGGTCCGGCGTCTCCAGGGGCGAGATGCCGCGCACCACGGACTACTGGGTCCGCGTCACCGACGACACGTACGTCTACGGCGAGCTGGAGACGGAGGTGGTGGGGGTCGGCGACAAGTCGCACGTCGATGCTGGGCCATCGGGACCAGGATCTGTCGATTGCTCGTTCGCGCCCGGCGGCGCCGGCGCCTCGTGCACCCACAGCGGCGACGGCTGGAGCGAGAGACGCGCCCGCGTGCAGCACCGTGGAGAAGTGCGGGTGGCTGGGGAGCGGCTTTACTAA
- a CDS encoding LuxR C-terminal-related transcriptional regulator: protein MALAASTTQEPSLLEPTPDEVALLRLMARGFTDEVVAQKLGLTGRTLRRRLRSAMDKLGASSRFEAGFKLAESGWLERGGPNEPVSS from the coding sequence GTGGCACTGGCAGCGTCGACCACACAGGAACCGTCGCTCTTGGAGCCGACGCCGGACGAAGTCGCTCTGTTGAGGTTGATGGCGCGCGGGTTCACCGACGAGGTGGTAGCGCAGAAGCTGGGCCTGACTGGGAGGACGTTGCGACGGCGTCTGCGCAGCGCCATGGACAAGCTGGGCGCCAGCTCGAGATTCGAGGCGGGCTTCAAGCTGGCAGAATCCGGCTGGCTCGAACGCGGCGGACCGAACGAACCAGTCTCCTCCTGA
- the msrB gene encoding peptide-methionine (R)-S-oxide reductase MsrB, whose product MSTTNTDQEWREKLTPQQYAVLRGKGTEPPFTGRFVNTKDDGTYRCAACGTELFSSDTKFDSGSGWPSFTEPKNVENIELHEDRSHGMVRTEVTCKNCGGHLGHVFDDGPGPQGKRFCINSCALDLDTSSR is encoded by the coding sequence ATGAGCACGACCAATACGGATCAAGAGTGGCGGGAGAAGCTGACGCCCCAGCAGTACGCGGTCCTGCGCGGGAAGGGGACGGAGCCGCCGTTCACAGGCAGGTTCGTGAACACCAAGGACGACGGCACCTATCGCTGCGCCGCGTGTGGAACCGAGCTGTTTAGCTCGGACACCAAGTTCGACTCAGGCAGCGGATGGCCCAGCTTCACGGAGCCGAAGAACGTCGAGAACATCGAACTTCACGAGGACCGCAGCCACGGGATGGTGCGCACGGAGGTCACGTGCAAGAACTGCGGTGGTCATCTCGGTCACGTCTTCGATGACGGGCCCGGCCCACAGGGAAAGCGCTTCTGCATCAACTCGTGCGCACTCGATCTCGATACCTCTTCGCGTTAG